One genomic segment of Spartobacteria bacterium includes these proteins:
- a CDS encoding V-type ATP synthase subunit D yields the protein MAKVKLTKNEQKSQRDALSRFRRYLPTLQLKKQQLQLELRQLEAKIEEKRKQEEQALNGLKSWISLFSEPVDFSSYVKLKEVKVSDGNIAGVSIPVLDRLEFETHMPDLFETDPWIDDGVRVLKELLQLRVERLVMREQEERLHDELRTTNQRVNLFEKVKIPECRENIRKINIFLGDQQTSAVARAKIAKGKTMAREIAARNKAKAVVEFS from the coding sequence ATGGCCAAAGTTAAGCTGACAAAAAATGAGCAGAAATCCCAGCGTGATGCATTAAGTCGTTTTCGACGGTATTTGCCGACGCTTCAGCTGAAGAAGCAGCAGCTCCAATTGGAACTGCGCCAGCTGGAGGCGAAAATAGAAGAAAAACGCAAGCAGGAAGAACAGGCCTTGAATGGGCTGAAAAGCTGGATTTCTTTGTTTTCTGAACCGGTTGATTTTTCCAGTTATGTGAAGCTCAAGGAAGTGAAAGTTTCCGATGGAAATATCGCAGGGGTGAGTATCCCGGTACTGGATCGTCTGGAATTTGAAACCCACATGCCGGATCTCTTTGAAACAGACCCGTGGATTGATGACGGGGTTCGCGTTTTGAAAGAGCTTCTGCAACTGAGGGTGGAACGTCTTGTCATGCGAGAGCAGGAAGAGCGGCTGCATGATGAGTTGCGTACCACCAATCAGCGGGTGAATTTGTTTGAAAAGGTGAAGATTCCCGAATGCCGTGAAAATATTCGCAAAATTAATATCTTTCTAGGCGATCAGCAGACGTCGGCCGTGGCCCGCGCTAAAATTGCCAAGGGGAAAACCATGGCAAGAGAAATTGCGGCTCGCAATAAAGCGAAAGCTGTTGTAGAATTTTCCTAA
- a CDS encoding V-type ATP synthase subunit B — MHKVYHRIDKIAGNVITIRAEGVKNGELAEVTSPHGASLANVIRLDEDQVSLQVFGGSRGIPTDAKVRFLGHTMETAFSESLLGRVFTGIGVPRDSGPTLTDNMIPIGGPSVNPAKRVIPRNMVRTGIPMIDIFNTLVESQKLPIFSVAGEPYNDLLARIALQAEVDIILLGGMGLKYDDYLYFRDTLEENGALSRTVMFIHTAADPTVECLMVPDMTLAVAEKFALDNKRVLVLLTDMTNFADAMKEIAITMEQIPSNRGYPGDLYSQLASRYEKAVDFEGAGSITILAVTTMPGDDVTHPVPDNTGYITEGQFYLRNGRIEPFGSLSRLKQQVNGRTREDHRQIMNTMIQLYANYRETLEKQSMGFRMSSWDSKLLKYGVRFETELMALSVNIPLEEALDLGWKILADCFEPAETGIPSKLTDTFWPKK; from the coding sequence ATGCATAAAGTCTACCACCGCATCGATAAAATCGCAGGTAATGTTATTACCATTCGTGCCGAAGGCGTAAAAAATGGTGAACTGGCTGAGGTCACTTCTCCCCATGGTGCGTCATTGGCTAACGTTATTCGACTGGATGAGGATCAGGTTTCGCTTCAGGTCTTTGGCGGCAGCCGCGGTATTCCTACCGATGCCAAAGTGCGGTTCCTTGGTCATACCATGGAAACAGCGTTTTCTGAATCGCTTCTGGGCCGTGTCTTTACTGGTATTGGTGTGCCGCGTGACAGCGGGCCGACGCTGACCGACAATATGATTCCCATCGGCGGCCCTTCCGTCAATCCGGCCAAACGTGTGATCCCTAGAAATATGGTGCGCACGGGCATTCCCATGATTGATATTTTTAATACACTGGTTGAATCGCAGAAGCTGCCTATTTTCTCTGTGGCCGGTGAACCCTATAATGATTTGCTTGCTCGCATTGCGCTGCAGGCGGAAGTGGATATCATTTTACTCGGCGGTATGGGGTTGAAATACGATGATTATCTGTATTTCCGTGATACGCTGGAAGAAAATGGGGCCCTGTCCCGTACGGTGATGTTTATCCATACGGCGGCGGATCCAACAGTGGAATGCCTGATGGTTCCTGATATGACGCTGGCTGTGGCAGAGAAATTTGCGCTGGATAATAAGCGGGTACTGGTTTTGCTTACGGATATGACCAACTTTGCCGACGCCATGAAGGAAATCGCTATCACCATGGAGCAGATTCCGTCTAATCGCGGTTATCCCGGTGATTTGTACAGTCAGCTGGCATCCCGCTATGAAAAAGCGGTGGATTTTGAGGGGGCCGGATCCATTACTATTCTGGCTGTGACGACCATGCCGGGCGACGATGTGACGCATCCGGTTCCCGATAATACCGGTTATATTACCGAAGGACAGTTTTACCTTCGCAACGGCCGCATCGAACCCTTTGGTTCGCTGAGCCGGTTGAAGCAGCAGGTGAACGGACGCACACGCGAAGATCATCGCCAAATCATGAATACCATGATTCAGTTGTATGCTAATTACCGTGAAACGCTGGAAAAACAGTCCATGGGATTTCGCATGAGCAGCTGGGACAGCAAATTGCTTAAATACGGCGTTCGTTTTGAAACGGAACTGATGGCTCTCAGTGTTAATATTCCTTTGGAAGAAGCATTGGATTTGGGTTGGAAAATTCTGGCGGATTGCTTTGAACCCGCAGAAACAGGGATTCCTTCCAAGCTTACAGATACATTCTGGCCTAAGAAGTAG
- a CDS encoding V-type ATP synthase subunit A, with product MEKNIGKIVGVNGNLLTVAFSKPVVQNEVAYALLGDTRLKSEVIRIRGNNAEMQVFEDTRDLVIGGDVEFTGELLSVELGPGLLTQVFDGLQNPLPELAEKYGFFLQRGKYLRALDGEKQWEFTPTAKVGDVVRAGDALGSVPEGIFVHQIMLPFGIQGKWTVKEIAGHGFYTLDDEVGKIESEDGKTRDVSLSQRWPVKVPIRAYAERLKTTEPLVTKVRIMDTFFPVARGGTYCIPGPFGAGKTVLQQITSRHAEVDIVIVAACGERAGEVVETLREFPELIDPRTGRSLMERTLIICNTSSMPVAAREASVYTAVTIAEYYRQMGLNVMLLADSTSRWAQALRELSGRLEEIPGEEAFPAYLESLIAAFYERGGVVRLNNGETGSVTIGGTVSPAGGNFEEPVTQSTLKVVGAFEGLSRARSDARRYPAIDPLDSWSKYPSVVDAADVETGRNILRQGNEVSQMMKVVGEEGTSINDFLVYLKAEYLDAVYLQQDAYHDVDGATSAERQQYVYGKLTQILRSTMTFKEKDEARKFFQNLTQVTMDWNRVHEGTDEFKSLESKIEQMLAEVTKDA from the coding sequence ATGGAAAAGAACATAGGTAAAATCGTTGGGGTGAATGGCAATCTGCTTACTGTAGCATTCAGTAAGCCGGTTGTGCAGAATGAAGTGGCGTACGCGCTTCTTGGTGATACCCGACTGAAAAGCGAAGTCATTCGAATTCGCGGAAATAACGCAGAAATGCAGGTTTTTGAAGATACACGGGATTTGGTCATCGGCGGTGATGTTGAATTTACCGGCGAGTTACTTTCAGTCGAACTGGGCCCGGGTTTGCTAACACAGGTTTTTGATGGCCTGCAGAATCCGCTGCCGGAATTGGCAGAGAAATACGGATTTTTCCTTCAGCGCGGTAAATACCTCCGCGCGCTGGACGGCGAGAAGCAGTGGGAATTTACGCCGACTGCAAAAGTGGGCGATGTCGTGCGGGCCGGCGATGCTCTTGGTTCGGTTCCCGAAGGTATTTTTGTCCATCAGATCATGCTTCCTTTTGGTATTCAGGGTAAATGGACGGTTAAAGAGATAGCCGGACACGGTTTTTACACACTGGATGACGAGGTGGGAAAAATCGAATCGGAAGACGGTAAAACAAGGGATGTCAGCCTGTCGCAGCGCTGGCCGGTGAAAGTGCCGATTCGGGCCTATGCGGAGCGTTTGAAAACTACCGAGCCGCTGGTGACTAAAGTGCGCATTATGGATACATTCTTCCCTGTTGCCCGTGGCGGAACCTATTGTATTCCGGGACCTTTCGGTGCTGGTAAAACCGTACTGCAGCAGATTACCAGTCGTCACGCTGAGGTGGATATCGTTATTGTGGCTGCCTGCGGTGAACGCGCCGGTGAAGTGGTGGAAACGCTGCGTGAATTCCCTGAACTGATCGACCCCAGAACTGGGCGCAGCCTGATGGAACGTACATTGATTATTTGTAATACAAGTTCCATGCCGGTGGCGGCTCGTGAAGCCTCGGTTTACACGGCTGTGACGATTGCTGAATATTATCGGCAGATGGGGCTGAATGTCATGCTGCTGGCCGATTCCACGTCACGCTGGGCTCAGGCATTGCGCGAGTTGTCGGGACGATTGGAAGAAATCCCGGGAGAAGAAGCGTTTCCTGCCTATCTGGAATCGCTGATTGCGGCGTTCTATGAACGAGGCGGTGTGGTACGGCTGAATAACGGTGAAACGGGGTCGGTGACCATCGGTGGAACAGTGAGTCCGGCGGGCGGTAATTTTGAAGAACCGGTAACCCAGAGTACCTTGAAGGTGGTGGGTGCTTTCGAAGGCTTATCACGAGCACGCTCTGACGCCCGGCGATATCCTGCGATCGATCCGCTGGACAGCTGGAGTAAATACCCCAGTGTCGTGGATGCGGCTGATGTGGAAACCGGTCGTAATATTTTACGCCAAGGAAATGAAGTAAGTCAGATGATGAAGGTGGTTGGCGAAGAGGGTACGAGCATTAATGATTTCCTCGTCTATCTGAAGGCAGAATATCTGGATGCGGTATACCTGCAACAGGATGCCTATCATGATGTGGATGGTGCCACCAGCGCGGAACGACAGCAGTACGTGTATGGCAAATTGACTCAAATCCTGCGTTCAACGATGACATTTAAAGAAAAAGATGAAGCCCGGAAATTCTTCCAGAATCTGACACAGGTTACAATGGACTGGAATCGGGTTCATGAGGGAACGGATGAATTTAAATCACTTGAATCTAAAATCGAGCAAATGCTCGCGGAGGTAACCAAAGATGCATAA
- a CDS encoding DUF2764 family protein yields the protein MKYPHIVASLPMLQYGVAPLMDMDAFRSSCTQLDAADTLELEHVVQGEWAACHSAFVAQWVDRDVQLRDAAVRFRAEKAGAEAGTYMRSFKGFDVSVEKAVEEAFGKSDPMEREKVLNRCRWRILDELTLPDAFGLTAILAYAIKLKIALWEASLDEKSGRECLEELIVNNLKDEGSMAKFLED from the coding sequence ATGAAATATCCGCATATTGTAGCCAGTTTGCCCATGTTGCAGTATGGCGTTGCGCCATTGATGGATATGGATGCTTTTCGCTCCAGCTGTACGCAGCTGGATGCGGCGGATACGCTGGAGCTGGAGCATGTTGTTCAAGGTGAATGGGCGGCGTGTCACAGTGCCTTTGTAGCGCAATGGGTTGATCGTGATGTGCAGCTGCGCGATGCCGCAGTACGTTTTCGCGCAGAAAAAGCCGGTGCAGAAGCGGGTACTTATATGCGGTCTTTTAAGGGCTTTGATGTGTCGGTAGAAAAAGCAGTGGAAGAGGCCTTTGGAAAAAGCGATCCTATGGAGCGTGAAAAGGTGCTCAATCGTTGCCGCTGGCGTATCTTAGATGAATTGACCTTGCCGGATGCCTTCGGACTTACAGCGATTCTCGCTTATGCAATCAAGCTGAAAATCGCATTGTGGGAGGCCTCTCTGGATGAAAAATCCGGGCGTGAATGCTTAGAAGAACTGATCGTCAATAATCTCAAAGACGAAGGTTCTATGGCCAAATTTTTAGAAGATTAA
- the prmC gene encoding peptide chain release factor N(5)-glutamine methyltransferase: MDDTPCAMMVKDARFSLVDVLQKAAVEEAALYVEHLLAEVMHCARLECLMRSNEWLSSSQVEQLHLWVDRLAQHEPLQYVLGYTEFRGVRFDVDPRVLIPRSETELLIDLVLQSPVMQRDVVHGADVGAGSGCIVVSLVLEGSKHAVWMAVDKSDEALSQAQDNARRHHVADRIQWKNQSLLTGQAEQSLDVIVANLPYISSDEMTALERNVADYEPCMALYGGPDGLDLIRILIDQGRDSLTDGGMIFLEIGWAQGDAVCALFDASFWDHVRLKQDYAGRNRFVCAERKRRCAR, from the coding sequence ATGGATGACACGCCTTGCGCTATGATGGTGAAGGATGCGCGGTTCTCGCTTGTCGATGTATTGCAGAAGGCGGCGGTTGAAGAGGCTGCACTGTACGTTGAACACCTGCTGGCCGAAGTGATGCATTGCGCTCGTTTAGAATGTCTTATGCGTAGCAATGAGTGGCTGTCATCTTCTCAGGTGGAACAGCTTCATCTGTGGGTGGATCGACTGGCACAGCATGAACCATTGCAATATGTATTGGGATATACGGAATTTCGCGGGGTACGATTTGATGTCGACCCCCGTGTGCTTATTCCTCGGTCGGAAACGGAGTTGTTGATTGATCTTGTATTGCAATCCCCTGTGATGCAGCGAGATGTTGTCCATGGGGCTGATGTGGGTGCCGGCAGTGGTTGCATTGTGGTGTCGCTGGTACTCGAGGGGTCGAAGCATGCCGTATGGATGGCTGTTGACAAGAGTGACGAGGCACTGAGTCAGGCGCAGGATAACGCCCGCCGACATCATGTAGCTGACCGCATCCAATGGAAAAATCAGTCGTTGTTGACTGGACAGGCCGAGCAGTCGCTGGATGTTATTGTGGCTAATCTTCCCTATATTTCTTCTGATGAGATGACGGCATTGGAGCGAAATGTCGCGGATTACGAACCTTGTATGGCTCTGTATGGAGGGCCGGATGGGCTGGATCTGATTCGAATCCTGATAGACCAGGGGAGGGATTCGCTGACGGATGGCGGCATGATCTTTCTGGAAATCGGGTGGGCTCAGGGTGACGCGGTGTGTGCGTTGTTCGATGCGTCGTTTTGGGATCATGTCAGGCTTAAACAGGACTATGCCGGAAGAAACCGTTTTGTTTGCGCGGAAAGAAAACGCCGATGCGCCCGCTGA
- a CDS encoding peptide chain release factor 1, with translation MIERDYMDKVTARLSDVESELANPATVSNLALYRKLMAEHAYLKDLEIKADVYFSCLDQEAECLSIIGDGSDADLVEMAQEELDVCRENLPSMEKELMIALLPPRPEDSRNTIFEIRAGTGGDEAALFAADLYRMYARFCEEKGWKLHVIDVAAASIGGYKEVIFAVEGENVYRTMRYESGVHRVQRVPVTESSGRIHTSAATVAVLPEAEEFDAIDFRPDEIRIDVYRASGAGGQHVNTTDSAVRITHIPTGIVAQSQDERSQHRNKEIAMRVLKAKLLDQKQQEEANKYADARRSQVGTGDRSERIRTYNYPQNRVTDHRINLTLYCLDRIMEGDLDALTAALSERDVEDRLSEQLKG, from the coding sequence ATGATTGAGCGGGATTACATGGATAAGGTGACGGCGCGTCTTTCCGATGTCGAGTCGGAATTGGCTAATCCTGCCACGGTATCGAATTTGGCATTGTATCGTAAGCTGATGGCAGAGCATGCCTATCTTAAAGATCTTGAGATAAAGGCGGATGTGTATTTTTCCTGTCTGGATCAGGAGGCGGAATGTCTGTCGATTATCGGTGACGGCTCCGATGCGGATCTCGTGGAAATGGCGCAGGAGGAACTGGACGTCTGCCGTGAAAATCTCCCGTCTATGGAAAAAGAACTGATGATTGCGTTGTTGCCTCCGCGCCCGGAAGACAGCCGCAATACCATTTTTGAAATTCGCGCTGGAACCGGTGGTGATGAAGCGGCTCTGTTTGCCGCCGATCTATATCGGATGTATGCCCGTTTTTGCGAAGAAAAAGGCTGGAAACTGCATGTAATTGATGTGGCGGCGGCCAGCATCGGCGGCTATAAAGAGGTGATTTTTGCTGTTGAAGGGGAGAATGTCTATCGCACCATGCGCTACGAAAGCGGCGTCCATCGGGTTCAGCGGGTTCCGGTGACGGAATCCAGTGGGCGTATTCATACTTCTGCCGCAACCGTTGCTGTGCTTCCTGAAGCGGAGGAGTTCGACGCCATTGATTTCCGCCCCGATGAAATACGCATTGATGTGTATCGCGCGTCTGGTGCCGGCGGTCAGCATGTGAATACCACCGATTCGGCGGTTCGTATTACGCATATTCCTACGGGCATTGTAGCGCAAAGCCAGGACGAGCGGTCGCAACACAGAAATAAGGAAATCGCGATGCGCGTACTTAAAGCCAAATTGCTCGATCAGAAGCAGCAGGAAGAGGCTAATAAATACGCCGATGCACGGCGCTCTCAGGTGGGAACCGGAGATCGCAGTGAACGTATTCGCACCTATAATTATCCACAGAACCGCGTGACGGATCATCGCATTAATTTGACGCTATATTGTCTGGATCGGATTATGGAAGGGGATCTGGATGCGCTGACTGCCGCATTATCCGAACGGGATGTCGAAGATCGCTTGAGCGAGCAGTTGAAAGGCTGA
- a CDS encoding 50S ribosomal protein L31, translated as MKDDIHPNYVEAVITCACGNELKTRSTVKAMHVNTCSKCHPFYTGTAKLLDTEGRVDRFRKRYANYKK; from the coding sequence ATGAAAGACGATATTCATCCAAATTATGTTGAGGCTGTCATCACCTGCGCTTGCGGGAATGAGCTCAAAACCCGTTCAACAGTAAAGGCCATGCATGTGAACACCTGTTCGAAATGTCATCCTTTCTATACGGGTACAGCGAAACTGCTTGATACGGAAGGTCGCGTTGACCGTTTCCGCAAGCGTTACGCTAACTACAAGAAATAG
- a CDS encoding LL-diaminopimelate aminotransferase: MDMQKLFADRIGGEQFGLGTEIYKFEKIKRAKQAARDEHPDVEMLDFGVGEPDGMAPKAIRDALKVEVDKSENRGYADNGIVAFREAAALYMKEFFGVDDLEPATEIVHSIGSKPALAMIPLAFINPGDIQFTTVPGYPVMATHTGYLGGKSIRLPLLKENGFFPDLSTIDPVDADAAKLIYVNYPNNPTGTAATAAFFDELIAFANKHRLLIVQDAAYATLAYGSPAISILSRPGGKYVAVELHSMSKSYNMTGWRLGFVAGNAKAVNAIAAVKDNIDSGQFKAIQKAACAGIADRDLADSIKAHYSQRLTLLVAALKSVGFDVAMPGGTFYLYVKAPVGAGDISFANAEEASQFLIKECCISTVPWDDAGAFLRFSATFESAGDADDIRVIDELKRRLEKVQLRFD; the protein is encoded by the coding sequence ATGGATATGCAGAAACTGTTCGCCGACCGAATCGGCGGAGAACAATTTGGTCTCGGTACCGAGATTTACAAATTTGAAAAAATTAAACGTGCCAAGCAGGCGGCTCGTGATGAACATCCGGATGTCGAAATGTTGGATTTCGGAGTGGGGGAACCCGATGGAATGGCTCCAAAAGCCATCCGTGACGCGTTGAAAGTGGAGGTGGATAAATCGGAAAATCGTGGATATGCAGACAATGGTATTGTCGCTTTTCGTGAAGCCGCAGCACTATATATGAAAGAGTTTTTCGGAGTGGATGATCTGGAACCGGCCACAGAAATTGTTCATAGTATCGGCTCAAAACCCGCCCTGGCTATGATTCCGCTGGCTTTCATCAATCCCGGGGATATTCAGTTTACGACGGTGCCGGGATATCCGGTGATGGCTACGCATACGGGATATCTGGGTGGTAAGTCGATTCGCCTGCCGTTGTTGAAGGAAAACGGCTTTTTTCCTGACTTGTCGACCATTGATCCGGTCGATGCCGATGCGGCTAAACTGATCTATGTCAATTATCCCAATAATCCGACAGGAACTGCGGCAACAGCTGCTTTTTTTGATGAGCTTATCGCCTTTGCCAACAAGCACCGCCTTCTCATTGTTCAGGATGCCGCCTACGCGACGCTGGCGTACGGTTCACCCGCCATTTCCATTTTATCGCGTCCGGGCGGTAAGTATGTGGCTGTAGAGTTACATTCTATGAGCAAAAGCTATAACATGACCGGGTGGCGCCTGGGATTTGTGGCTGGAAATGCGAAGGCTGTCAATGCCATTGCTGCCGTAAAGGATAATATTGATTCAGGTCAGTTCAAAGCCATTCAAAAGGCGGCGTGTGCCGGTATTGCCGACCGTGACTTAGCAGATAGCATTAAGGCGCATTATAGTCAGCGTCTGACGTTGCTCGTGGCAGCACTGAAGTCGGTGGGATTCGATGTGGCGATGCCGGGCGGCACATTCTATTTGTATGTAAAAGCCCCCGTCGGTGCTGGGGATATCTCCTTTGCAAATGCGGAAGAAGCCTCGCAATTCTTAATCAAGGAGTGTTGCATTTCTACGGTTCCATGGGATGATGCCGGCGCGTTTTTGCGATTTTCCGCGACCTTTGAATCAGCTGGTGATGCCGACGATATTCGCGTAATTGACGAATTGAAACGTCGATTGGAAAAGGTTCAGCTGCGCTTTGACTGA
- a CDS encoding DUF721 domain-containing protein: MAHRRLPSFDIGRWQTQRERFHLSAERPPSPFVVHSPKEAIDKLMRGVSEQTPGRELIDDMAFSWEKIFGPEIGSHSRPGTFSDGTLTVYASHSIWVSELVRYSRTLLLSKLKTRFPQETIKRIRVVLDPDIPQ, from the coding sequence ATGGCTCATCGCCGATTACCCTCATTTGATATAGGCCGCTGGCAGACACAGCGGGAACGATTTCATTTGTCTGCCGAGCGTCCGCCATCGCCTTTCGTCGTGCATTCCCCCAAAGAGGCTATTGATAAGTTGATGCGCGGTGTTTCTGAGCAAACGCCGGGACGCGAGCTTATTGACGATATGGCGTTTAGCTGGGAGAAGATATTTGGTCCTGAAATTGGTAGTCATTCTCGCCCCGGAACCTTTAGTGATGGGACACTGACGGTGTATGCCTCGCACAGCATCTGGGTGTCTGAACTGGTCCGTTACAGTCGCACCTTGTTGTTGTCCAAGTTGAAGACCCGTTTTCCTCAGGAGACGATTAAACGCATTCGTGTCGTACTGGATCCTGATATTCCGCAATAA
- a CDS encoding citrate synthase encodes MEQKSIRRRVKAAQLTIGKDVYDLSVLSGTQGDHSIDIRGLRQETGYTAFDPGFVNTASCKSSITFLDGEKGTLLYRGYAIEDLVKHCSFIQVAYLLVHGKLPTPQERDDFGGMLNEHSLIHEDMRNFFRNFPEHAHPMSVLSAMVSSLSAFYPELQEDPGKADMDLTVTRLLSKIRTIAAFSYKKSIGEPFVYPSHKLSYCENFLNMMFSSPVRDYPLNPVIVRALNQMLILHADHEQNCSTSTVRLTGSSYANLYASITAGICALWGPRHGGANQAVIEMLERIVAEDIPIDRIMDRVKNKKSSFRLMGFGHRVYKTYDPRAAIAKKMCHELFDKLGVHDKLLAVAVQLEEQALSDSYFVERNLYPNVDFYTGIIFRTIGIPTNMFTVMFALGRMPGWIANWLEMHYDPAMRIGRPRQLYVGPRSRKVPWTDVRR; translated from the coding sequence ATGGAACAGAAGTCAATTAGGCGTAGAGTGAAAGCTGCGCAATTAACCATTGGTAAGGATGTATATGACCTGTCGGTGCTTTCGGGGACACAGGGTGATCATTCGATTGATATCCGGGGTCTTCGGCAGGAAACGGGATATACGGCCTTCGATCCGGGCTTTGTAAATACCGCTTCATGTAAAAGTTCCATTACTTTTCTCGATGGCGAAAAAGGAACCCTGTTATATCGCGGGTATGCGATTGAAGATTTGGTGAAGCACTGTTCCTTTATACAGGTTGCCTACCTGCTGGTTCATGGAAAACTTCCTACACCGCAGGAGCGCGATGATTTCGGCGGTATGCTGAATGAGCATTCGCTGATCCACGAGGATATGCGTAATTTTTTCCGTAATTTCCCGGAACATGCACATCCCATGTCGGTTTTGTCGGCAATGGTGTCCTCGCTTTCCGCGTTTTACCCCGAACTTCAGGAAGATCCGGGGAAAGCGGATATGGACTTAACTGTAACCCGTCTGTTGTCGAAAATTCGCACCATTGCGGCATTTTCCTACAAAAAGTCCATCGGTGAACCTTTTGTTTATCCCAGTCATAAGCTGAGCTACTGTGAGAACTTTCTGAACATGATGTTTTCTTCACCGGTTCGCGATTATCCCTTGAATCCCGTGATTGTACGAGCGTTAAACCAGATGCTTATTCTGCATGCGGATCATGAACAGAACTGTTCGACATCCACGGTGCGGTTGACAGGAAGTTCCTATGCCAATTTATATGCATCCATCACTGCCGGGATCTGTGCTCTCTGGGGGCCGCGGCATGGAGGGGCAAATCAGGCTGTGATTGAAATGCTGGAGCGCATTGTCGCGGAAGATATCCCTATTGACCGCATTATGGACCGCGTGAAAAATAAGAAATCGTCGTTTCGCCTGATGGGGTTTGGTCACCGTGTATATAAAACCTATGACCCCAGGGCTGCGATTGCCAAAAAAATGTGCCATGAGCTTTTTGATAAGCTGGGTGTACATGATAAATTGCTCGCAGTGGCTGTACAACTGGAAGAACAGGCCCTGAGCGACAGTTATTTTGTAGAAAGAAACCTCTATCCCAACGTCGATTTCTATACGGGTATCATCTTCAGAACGATTGGGATACCTACCAATATGTTTACCGTCATGTTTGCCCTGGGCCGAATGCCCGGCTGGATTGCTAACTGGTTGGAAATGCACTACGACCCTGCGATGCGGATTGGTCGTCCCCGTCAGTTGTATGTGGGGCCCAGGTCGCGCAAGGTGCCATGGACTGATGTTCGCCGCTGA